The Arachis duranensis cultivar V14167 chromosome 9, aradu.V14167.gnm2.J7QH, whole genome shotgun sequence genomic sequence GGGCTAAATAAGGGATATGCACATTAAGCAGCTTTCTGCGCATATAAATCCCTAGCCCCATAGTTGCTATTTTAACTATCTAACTCTCAGGCAATGACACATAGCACCCACTCCTAGCGTTCTTGAAACGTATCAGATAATCATCAATGATTTCaccattggtggacgaaattgtgatcactacaacttcgcacaactaaccagcaagtgtactgggtcatccaagtaataaaccttacgcgagtaagggtcgatcccacagagattgttggtatgaagcaagctatggtcaccttgtaaatcttagtcaggcaaactcaaatggatatgggtgatatacgaataaaacataaagataaagatagagatacttatgcaattcattggtaggaattccagataagcgtatggagatgcttggtcccttccgtctctctgctttcctactgtcttcatccaatccttcttactcctttccatggcaagctgtatgcaagggtttcaccgttgtcagtggctacctcccatcctctcagtggaaaacaaggtttagaccttccggattctcttgaatgccgccatcagttctagcttataccacgaagattccggttaaagaatccaagagatatccacccaatctaaggtagaacggcggtggttgtcaggcacacgttcataggtgagaatgatgatgagtgtcacggatcatcacattcatcaagttgaagaacaagNNNNNNNNNNNNNNNNNNNNNNNNNNNNNNNNNNNNNNNNNNNNNNNNNNNNNNNNNNNNNNNNNNNNNNNNNNNNNNNNNNNNNNNNNNNNNNNNNgaggtacagcagagctccacaccttaatctatggtgtgtagaaactccaccgttgaaaatacataagagcaaggtctaggcatggccgaatggccagcctcccaaagttgatcaaaagatctaaagatccaaagattccaaagatcagaagattaaaatacaatagtaaaaggtcctacttatagagaactagtagcctagggtttacagagatgagtaaatgacataaaaatctactttcgggcccacttggtgtgtgcttgggctgagcattaaagcattttcatgtagagactcttcttggagttaaacgccagcttttgtgccagtttgggcgtttaactcccactttggtgccagttccggcgtttaacgctgggaattctgagggtgactttaaacgccggtttgggccatcaaatcttgggcaaagtatggactatcatatattgttggaaagcccaggatgtctactttccaacgccgttgagagcgcgtcaattgggcttctggagctccagaaaatccacttcgagtgcagggaggtcagaatccaacagcatctgcagtcctttttagtctctgaataagattggcatctcactctatcctttgaaattcagaatgattggcttctttagaaactcagaattcagatagtgtcattgattctcctagttaagtatgataattcttgaacacagctacttattgagtcttggccatggcccaaagcactctgtcttccagtattaccaccggatacatacaNNNNNNNNNNNNNNNNNNNNNNNNNNNNNNNcaccggatacatacatgccacagacacataattgggtgaaccttttcagattgtgactcagctttgctagagtccccaattagaggtgtccagggttcttaagcacactctttttgctttggatcacaactttatttctttcttttttttctctttctttttcctttcttttttcttccttttctttttttttgatttttttttgtattcactgctttttcttgcttcaagaatcattttaatgatttttcagatcctcagtaacatgtctcctttttcatcattctttcaagagccaacattcatgaaccacaaattcaaaagacatatgcactgtttaagcatacattcagaaNNNNNNNNNNNNNNNNNNNNNNNNNNNNNNNNNNNNNNNNNNNNNNNNNNNNNNNNNNNNNNNNNNNNNNNNNNNNNNNNNNNNNNNNNNtaaaattcatgcaattcttttctttttcaattaagaacatttttcatttaagagaggtgatggattcataggacattcataactttaaggcatagacactaagacactaatgatcacaagatacaaacatagataaacataagcataattttcgaaaaacaggaaaataaagaacaaggagattaaagaacgggtccacctcagtgatggcggcttgttcttcctcttgaagatcttatggagtgcttNNNNNNNNNNNNNNNNNNNNNNNNNNNNNNNNNNNNNNNNNNNNNNNNNNNNNNNNNNNNNNNNNNNNNNNNNNNNNNNNNNNNNNNNNNNNNNNNNNNNNNNNNNNNNNNNNNNNNNNNNNNNNNNNNNNNNNNNNNNNNNNNNNNNNNNNNNNNNNNNNNNNNNNNNNNNNNNNNNNNNNNNNNNNNNNNNNNNNNNNNNNNNNNNNNNNNNNNNNNNNNNNNNNNNNNNNNNNNNNNNNNNNNNNNNNNNNNNNNNNNNNNNNNNNNNNNNNNNNNNNNNNNNNNNNNNNNNNNNNNNNNNNNNNNNNNNNNNNNNNNNNNNNNNNNNNNNNNNNNNNNNNNNNNNNNNNNNNNNNNNNNNNNNNNNNNNNNNNNNNNNNNNNNNNNNNNNNNNNNNNNNNNNNNNNNNNNNNNNNNNNNNNNNNNNNNNNNNNNNNNNNNNNNNNNNNNNNNNNNNNNNNNNNNNNNNNNNNNNNNNNNNNNNNNNNNNNNNNNNNNNNNNNNNNNNNNNNNNNNNNNNNNNNNNNNNNNNNNNNNNNNNNNNNNNNNNNNNNNNNNNNNNNNNNNNNNNNNNNNNNNNNNNNNNNNNNNNNNNNNNNNNNNNNNNNNNNNNNNNNNNNNNNNaaggttatggaaaaacaaaaagcaatgcttttaccacaccaaacttaaaaaggtttgctcgtcctcgagcaaaagaagaaagaagagagtagaagaagaagaaatagaggagatggggATGGCCTTGTGGTTCGGCTATAggagggagaagtagtgtttaggttgtgtgaaaatgaaggagtgaagatgggtttatataggagtggggagagggtagggttcggtcatgtatgggtgggtttgggtggaaaagtggtttgaatttgaatggtgaggtaggtggggttttatgaaggatggatgtgagtggtgaagagaaagatgggatttgataggtgaaagGTNNNNNNNNNNNNNNNNNNNNNNNNNNNNNNNNNNNNNNNNNNNNNNNNNNNNNNNNNNNNNNNNNagtgaagaagagagagagtggtggggtaggtggggatcctgtggggtccacagatcctgaggtgtcaaggaaaagtcatccctgcaccaagtggcgagcaaaattgctcttcatgtcaattctggcgttaaacgccgggctggtgcccctttctggcgtttaacgccaagttcttacccttttctggcgtttaacgccagtctggtgcccctttctggcgttaaacgcccagaatggtgccagactgggcgttaaacgcccatctgctagccttactggcgtttaaacgccagcaggttcttcctccagggtgtgctNNNNNNNNNNNNNNNNNNNNNNNNNNNNNNNNNNNNNNNNNNNNNNNNNNNNNNNNNNNNNNNNNNNNNNNNNNNNNNNNNNNNNNNNNNNNNNNNNNNNNNNNNNNNNNNNNNNNNNNNNNNNNNNNNNNNNNNNNNNNNNNNNNNNNNNNNNNNNNNNNNNNNNNNNNNNNNNNNNNNNNNNNNNNNNNNNNNNNNNNNNNNNNNNNNNNNNNNNNNNNNNNNNNNNNNNNNNNNNNNNNNNNNNNNNNNNNNNNNNNNNNNNNNNNNNNNNNNNNNNNNNNNNNNNNNNNNNNNNNNNNNNNNNNNNNNNNNNNNNNNNNNNNNNNNNNNNNNNNNNNNNNNNNNNNNNNNNNNNNNNNNNNNNNNNNNNNNNNNNNNNNNNNNNNNNNNNNNNNNNNNNNNNNNNNNNNNNNNNNNNNNNNNNNNNNNNNNNNNNNNNNNNNNNNNNNNNNNNNNNNNNNNNNNNNNNNNNNNNNNNNNNNNNNNNNNNNNNNNNNNNNNNNNNNNNNNNNNNNNNNNNNNNNNNNNNNNNNNNNNNNNNNNNNNNNNNNNNNNNNNNNNgttctttggtgagcaaagggggttcatcctcccaagtctcatttccaaataacttgtcatttagcttcatgattgctccaaggtatttagcaacttgctcttcaatgacatactcatcctcttcggaggaagaatactcatcagagctcatgaatggcagaagtaagtccaatggaatctctatggtctcattttgagcctcagattcccatggttcctcattgagGAACTCATTGGAAgctagtggacgtccattgaggtcttcctcagtggcgttcactgcctcttcctcctctcctaattcggccatgttgatggctttgcactctccttttggattttcttctgtattgcttggaagagtactaggagggagttcagtaattttcttactcagctgaccgacttgtgcctccaaatttctaatggaggaccttgtttcagtcatgaaactttgagtggttttgatcaggtcagagaccatggttgtcagaggtgttctgcttagaactctctgtctgttgctgagaagatgatggaaaaggcttgccattgctaaacctgtttcttccaccattattgttgttgaagccttgttgaggtctctgttgatccttccatgagagatttggatgatttctccatgaaggattataagtgtttccatagggttctcccatgtaattcaccacttccattgaagggttttcaggatcataagcttcttcttcagatgaagcctccttagtactacctggtgcattttgcattccagacagactttgagtaATCGTATTGACTttctgagtcaatattttgttctgagccaatatggcgttcagagtgtcaatctcgagaattcctttcttctaatttgtcccattgttcacaggattcctttcagaagagtacatgaattggttatttgcaaccatttcaatgagctcttgagcttctgtaggcgtcttcttcagatgaagagatcctccagcagagctatccaaagacatcttggacagttcagacagaccatcatagaaaatacctatgatgctccattcagaaagcatatcagagggacactttctgattaattgtttgtatctttcccaagcttcatagagggattctccttccttctgtctgcaggtttggacttccactctaagcttattcaatttttgaggtggaaagaacttttccaagaaggcattgactagcttttcccaagagttcaggctttctttaggttgtgagtctaacgatgttctagctctgtctcttacagcaaaagggaatagcataagtctgtagacctcagggtcaccccattagtcttaacagtgtcacagatttgcaagaactcagctaagaactgatgaggatcttccaatggaagtccatggaacttgcaattctattgcattagagaaactaattgaggcttaagctcaaagttgtttgctccaatggcagggatagagatgcttctcccatagaagtcgggagtaggtgcagtaaagtcacccagcaccttccttgcattgttggcattgttgttgttttcggctgccatgggttcttcttctttaaagatttctgttaggtcctctacagagaattatgccttagcttctcttagttttcgcttcaaggtcctttcaggttcagggtcagcctcaacaagaatgcttttgtctttgctcctgctcatatgaaagagaagagaacaaggaaatatggaatcctctatgtcacagtatagagattccttgaggtgtcagaggaaaagaaaaacagaaggcagaagtagaaaattcgaactttatcaaagaagatggagtttgaattgtgcattaaggaatagtgttagtccataaatagaaggatgtgagaagaggggaagaaattttcgaaaattaagtaaaagattttgaaaacattttgaaaaactttaattgattttcgaaaaccaagattgagaaagaagtaaagtgatttttgaaaaagatgtgattaggaagatatgattgatttttaaaaagatgtgattgagaagatatgatttgaaaaacattttaaaaagatttgattttaaaaattaatgacttggctatcaagaaaagatatgattcaaacattaaacctttctcaacagaaaaaggcaacatacttgaaatgttgaatcaaatcattaattgatagcaagtatctttgaaaatagaaagaaattgattttgaaaaagatttgattgaaaaaattttatttgaaaaagatttgaatttgaaaaattttgaaaacttgaaaaaatttgatttgaaaacaaaatcttccctcttgtgccatcctggcgttaaacgcccagaatggtgcacattctggcgtttaacgcccaaaccactacccttttgggcgttaaacacccagccaggcactctggctggcgtttaaacgccagtctgtcttcctcactgggcgttttgaacgcccaactttttctgtgtaattgccttcctcactgggcgttttgaacgtccagctttttctgtgtaattcctctgctgtatgttctgaatcttcaattctctgtattattgacttgaaaagacacaaataaaaaatatttttggatttttaataatgaggaataaccaaaatgcaactaaaatcaaataaacaatgcatgcaagacaccaaacttaaaagtttgtatactattgacactaacagaatgagaatgcacatgagaaacaacaaaacactcaagtcaagagaattcaaagatcagagcaagtaaatcatcaacaacaacttgaagatcacgtaagacacatgaatgaatgcaagaagaacagaaacatgcaattgacaccaaacttaaaatgagacNNNNNNNNNNNNNNNNNNNNNNNNNNNNNNNNNNNNNNNNNNNNNNNNNNNNNNNNNNNNNNNNNNNNNNNNNNNNNNNNNNNNNNNNNNNNNNNNNNNNNNNNNNNNNNNNNNNNNNNNNNNNNNNNNNNNNNNNNNNNNNNNNNNNNNNNNNNNNNNNNNNNNNNNNNNNNNNNNNNNNNNNNNNNNNNNNNNNNNNNNNNNNNNNNNNNNNNNNNNNNNNNNNNNNNNNNNNNNNNNNNNNNNNNNNNNNNNNNNNNNNNNNNNNNNNNNNNNNNNNNNNNNNNNNNNNNNNNNNNNNNNNNNNNNNNNNNNNNNNNNNNNNNNNNNNNNNNNNNNNNNNNNNNNNNNNNNNNNNNNNNNNNNNNNNNNNNNNNNNNNNNNNNNNNNNNNNNNNNNNNNNNNNNNNNNNNNNNNNNNNNNNNNNNNNNNNNNNNNNNNNNNNNNNNNNNNNNNNNNNNNNNNNNNNNNNNNNNNNNNNNNNNNNNNNNNNNNNNNNNNNNNNNNNNNNNNNNNNNNNNNNNNNNNNNNNNNNNNNNNNNNNNNNNNNNNNNNNNNNNNNNNNNNNNNNNNNNNNNNNNNNNNNNNNNNNNNNNNNNNNNNNNNNNNNNNNNNNNNNNNNNNNNNNNNNNNNNNNNNNNNNNNNNNNNNNNNNNNNNNNNNNNNNNNNNNNNNNNNNNNNNNNNNNNNNNNNNNNNNNNNNNNNNNNNNNNNNNNNNNNNNNNNNNNNNNNNNNNNNNNNNNNNNNNNNNNNNNNNNNNNNNNNNNNNNNNNNNNNNNNacagcagagctccacaccttaatctatggtgtgtagaaactccaccgttgaaaatacataagaacaaggtctaggcatggccatgaggccagcctcccaatgatcaaaagatctaaagatccgaagattccaaagatcagaagattaaaatacaatagtaaaaggtcctacttatagagaactagtagcctagggtttacagagNNNNNNNNNNNNNNNNNNNNNNNNNNNNNNNNNNNNNNNNNNNNNNNNNNNNNNNNNNNNNNNNNNNNNNNNNNNNNNNNNNNNNNNNNNNNNNNNNNNNNNNNNNNNNNNNNNNNNNNNNNNNNNNNNNNNNNNNNNNNNNNNNNNNNNNNNNNNNNNNNNNNNNNNNNNNNNNNNNNNNNNNNNNNNNNNNNNNNNNNNNNNNNNNNNNNaattctgagggtgactttgaacgccggtttgggccatcaaatcttaggcaaagtatggactatcatatattgttggaaagcccaggatgtctactttccaacgccattgagagcgcgtcaattgggcttctgtagctccagaaaatccacttcgagtgcagggaggtcagaatccaacagcatctgtagtcctttttagtctctgaatcagatttttgctcaggtccctcaatttcagccagaaaatacctgaaatcacagaaaaacacacaaactcatagtaaagcctagaaaagtgaattttaactaaaaactaataaaaatatactaaaaactaactagatcatactaaaaacacactaaaaacaatgccaaaaagcgtacaaattatccgctcatcaaccatcTTCCCGTTTCAAAGCTACTTGATCAGTAACTGCCACATTCATTTCCCCCCGTTAGAATTGAGCATGAAAAGCAGTTTCCAACTGATTCTATGTTGCTAACAAATTTGGTTTGAGATTCGAAAACCAAGTGAATGCATTCTTCGTTaacgaagaagaaaaaaacttcaccttcaaattttcatcatTGGCAACATGTTCAGTGGTTGATTCTCCAACTTTCCTGGCAAACTTTGTGACTATCTTTGGATTTTTTACCCCTCTTGGCACTTCAGCCATTTGAATAACTTGGAGGAAAGCAGACACAAAGTGTGGTCGGTTCATAAAACCAACATTCAGACCAACTCGATTCAGTACTTCTTCCACAATTCTGGTGACCTGATAACATTCACCGCCATGATTAGCACGTAACCTGGCCAGAACTTCATCTGCATTTTGCCCACGAGAAACTACATGAGGattttcttcattaaaaatattgttttcatTTTGAAATCCATTCCCGAATCCTTCATTATTTCCTCTGGCATTATGCCCTTCACCCTCATCATAATCAACAATTCGGGCAATTCGTTCGACTTGTCTAGCAAGACGTTCGAATTTCGATTCGTGATCAGCCATCATAGGATTCAGAATTGTGATCATTTGTTGAGTCAATAAATTGAGTAAGTCATGGTGACTTTCCTCTACTTGTTGTTGATATACTGCCATTGAACAGCATTCAAAGTAGAGCCCACATTATAATCACGAGAATACTCGGAATGCTGTTGTGGGTTTTGAGTATTATTCACCCCACTTGTACTCCCAAAACAAATAGGTGGAACAAAACTACCCACTAGTGGGGTATAACAAAGAGGAAGATCATATGGAGGCCAACCAGCGGTTAGTGGAGGCTGGAATGGTGGCAAAGTGCCACGTGGACGAGTGTTACGTCCAATGTTTCCAGTATTGAACAGTCGTAACTGCTATACTTTCACTTCCAAATGCACCTTCCGAACGTGAAGTCACGTCCGCTTGTTGCACAATTACTGGTATGCTATCATTGGTGGATGAACCACCATTCACATTTGACATTTCATCAGCCATGTGAATGATCTTTCCACTTTGTAATCGCATACACCGAATGACACCGAAAAATACTTATTTGACacacttcaaatttttaaaattgtcccATTGGGCGTGctaatttttttgtcaatttttagcaaatcgGTGGTGGTTCGATATCTAGTGGTCTGGGAGCGAAACCTACTCCTCTTTACATGTAGCACTTTTCTAAAAGTACATCAAAGTGTCTTCGATTAGATGGCGTttgagataaaagataaaataaaatttgaaaattgataaaagaaacagatgaataaagtttttaaaaagaaaatgtacTGAAAACGGAAAAGTTTGCGTTGaaacttaaaaagaaaaacaataaaatggcTTTAACTGAGTCAAGGGGCTTTGACATGAAAACTAAAAatgcagaaatgtaaattggacATTGAAAGTAAAGAACGCTTGAAAaataaacttgcttgaaagataaattctacaagaaaataaattgaaagaagacaatgtggaaggaaccctacagaaaAATGACTCAATTGCAGACTTAAGAATTATCTGCGGATGTGAGTGTGCTTGAGTATTTTTCTGATCAGTTAAAGTTCCAACCTTTATTCCCTAAAACTTTCTAGTATTTATAATATACTTTTGGTAACTgacaattaattacaaaatcacAGCCTTGAATGCATATCCCTTGGTAACCGTTCCCGCTTCTTTGTCTATAGACGTTACCCATGATTTCCTCGCGTGATGAAAGCCTTTAACTTCTCCACTACCATAACTACTCGATTCACTTATTCGAATATCTTATTTGATTAATCATCTTGAATATCTATCCAGTTAGACCCGTCCGATTTAATAAAGCATTTCGAAATCCAACTCGTATCGAGTATCTCCAATTAATACCTGTGCGTGCATCCTTTTGACAACTGCTTATATTTTCGACTACTTCTCTGCTTCGAATCAACGCACcttaatcaaaaatattttttgattaacaaatgttaatagtcaattaagATTCCTAAGTGCCTGTTGAGATGTCACTTAACTTGTCATATTAGCAAATTTTGACACTATCATCAAAGAAAATGACAGAAGGACTaacatgactaatttaaaatctttaaatgacgaatttgataattttgttcaaaaactaATTTAGAGAATGAGTGatttttcaaggattaatttgaccatttactcaaaaaattatctaaaaagaAATACagttgatgcgtgagcatctttcttatctttttctagtgaatttgcaattaaattattgagtttaatcaagaattaattatcttttagccactatggatgctactttgagtcttgtgcaattctgtttattttaggtagcattcagctggatttgatggagtttctgcagcacaagaattaaaggagaaaactagcgaggagcgacgcgtgcgcgtacttgacgcgtgcgcgtacttgaCGCGTGCGtatgatttggagctttccatgacgacgcgtgcgcgt encodes the following:
- the LOC107466191 gene encoding uncharacterized protein LOC107466191 produces the protein MRLQSGKIIHMADEMSNVNGGSSTNDSIPVIVQQADVTSRSEGAFGSEIYQQQVEESHHDLLNLLTQQMITILNPMMADHESKFERLARQVERIARIVDYDEGEGHNARGNNEGFGNGFQNENNIFNEENPHVVSRGQNADEVLARLRANHGGECYQVTRIVEEVLNRVGLNVGFMNRPHFVSAFLQVIQMAEVPRGVKNPKIVTKFARKVGESTTEHVANDENLKVKFFSSSLTKNAFTWFSNLKPNLLAT